A section of the Drosophila subobscura isolate 14011-0131.10 chromosome A, UCBerk_Dsub_1.0, whole genome shotgun sequence genome encodes:
- the LOC117889626 gene encoding histone H1.4-like, whose amino-acid sequence MSSATEESDTEVPEQNKTQSEEGSFSGSTTDAENPEQTDNEEGAVGGTKAPAESYHSEKEENSIYETDDDGEARSSPINLTPPSDGEKKVPASKPIRGRRRRTVIEMAMDAIEELKNKRGSSVIAIVKYLKSNGHEVANERRFNSLVHRRLKQGVTDGQVTQLKRSFKLSQATINERKAEEKMNAQVAKEQEQKAKGKKEAKSNKKAKDEEEEEDEEEVPEVSSEEENPNPRKAAKRRAKSPATGRGKPAKASERKTNQPRKKMKKNDGSASAVAVTSTSNKAAAAAAVLAAMEKAEKPPAFLGALGMAGPSRKRIKRMITEVVSDDDEGGEKDEDDDEDDNDVLRSRPALASCTPAN is encoded by the exons ATGAGTAGCGCTACCGAAGAAAGTGACACCGAAGTTCCCGAACAAAATAAGACCCAGTCCGAGGAGGGGTCATTTTCGGGGTCTACAACTGATGCAGAAAACCCAGAGCAAACCGACAATGAAGAGGGCGCCGTAGGAGGGACAAAAGCTCCGGCAGAGAGCTATCACtcggagaaggaggagaattCTATATACGAAACCGATGATGATGGAGAGGCTCGATCTTCGCCAATAAATCTCACTCCACCATCAGATGGCGAAAAGAAGGTCCCAGCATCAAAGCCAATACGGGGCAGGCGCCGGCGCACTGTCATCGAGATGGCAATGGATGCAATCGAAGAACTGAAAAATAAACGCGGATCTTCGGTTATTGCCATTGTGAAGTACCTCAAGAGCAATGGCCATGAGGTGGCAAACGAGCGGCGCTTCAATTCGCTGGTGCACAGGAGGCTAAAGCAGGGCGTGACCGACGGTCAGGTGACGCAGCTTAAACGCTCATTCAAGCTTTCGCAAGCCACAATTAATGAACGAAAAGCTGAGGAAAAAATGAATGCTCAAGTGGCCAAGGAACAggagcaaaaagcaaagggCAAGAAAGAAGCAAAGAGTAATAAAAAAGCCAAGgatgaagaggaagaggaagatgAAGAGGAAGTCCCTGAAGTCTCTTCCGAGGAAGAGAACCCAAATCCGAGGAAAGCTGCGAAGCGGCGCGCAAAATCACCTGCAACAGGAAGGGGAAAGCCTGCGAAGGCTTCAGAGCGCAAAACAAATCAA CCTAGAaagaagatgaagaagaaCGATGGATCTGCCTCCGCCGTTGCAGTGACTAGCACATCGAACaaagcagccgctgccgctgcagttcTAGCCGCTATGGAAAAGGCCGAAAAACCCCCTGCTTTTCTAGGCGCTTTAGGGATGGCCGGACCATCCAGAAAGCGCATTAAGAGAATGATTACTGAGGTGGTGTCTGACGATGATGAAGGTGGAGaaaaagatgaagatgatgatgaagatgataaTGATGTTCTTCGGTCACGCCCTGCTTTAGCCTCCTGTACACCAGCGAATTGA
- the LOC117889627 gene encoding uncharacterized protein CG3556-like, giving the protein MTQAAEMDPRFIFEAREWPNGHYVHTLYGKKEEPRGYHYWLLYRLPELPDPNNTPGNQLIAPVGVDELMVEDGEHYLYWYKKL; this is encoded by the exons ATGACCCAGGCGGCCGAAATGGATCCCAG ATTCATCTTCGAGGCGCGCGAATGGCCCAATGGCCACTACGTGCACACACTGTATGGCAAGAAGGAGGAGCCGCGAGG GTACCACTACTGGCTGCTCTACCGATTGCCCGAGCTACCGGATCCCAATAATACGCCTGGGAATCAGCTTATTGCGCCTGTTG GTGTTGATGAGCTAATGGTCGAGGACGGTGAACACTATCTATATTGGTATAAGAAACTCTAA